From a single Pseudalkalibacillus hwajinpoensis genomic region:
- the spoVK gene encoding stage V sporulation protein K codes for MQHSVTQRKSQINIVLRQTEGKQEAADEALSEAAKKHIPLERIQQEMEQLIGLKEMKYLLKEVYAWLYVNKCREENGLKQNTQALHMMFKGNPGTGKTTVARLLGTLFLEMNVLSKGHLIEVERADLVGEYIGHTAQKTRELVKKAKGGILFIDEAYSLARGGEKDFGKEAIDTLVKAMEDYHKDFILILAGYSEEMEYFLSLNPGLPSRFPLVIDFPDYSNEQLLEIAKKMAAERQYRFSKETEWKLKQSFIKKREQETAAFSNGRFVRNIIEKAIRKQAVRLLQADVIDRSALELLLPEDIPIED; via the coding sequence TTGCAGCATTCCGTAACACAGCGTAAAAGCCAGATCAATATTGTGCTGCGTCAAACTGAAGGAAAACAGGAAGCCGCGGACGAGGCCCTCAGCGAAGCCGCCAAAAAACATATTCCGCTCGAACGCATTCAGCAGGAGATGGAGCAGTTAATTGGATTAAAAGAAATGAAATACTTATTAAAAGAAGTATACGCGTGGCTTTATGTGAATAAATGCCGAGAGGAAAACGGTCTAAAGCAGAATACCCAGGCGCTTCACATGATGTTTAAAGGCAATCCAGGGACAGGAAAGACGACGGTCGCTCGCCTGCTTGGCACCCTTTTTCTTGAAATGAATGTGCTCTCGAAAGGGCATTTGATCGAAGTAGAGCGGGCCGATCTTGTCGGTGAGTACATTGGCCATACCGCTCAAAAGACGAGAGAGCTTGTAAAAAAAGCAAAAGGCGGCATTCTTTTTATTGATGAAGCCTACTCACTTGCACGCGGCGGTGAGAAAGACTTTGGGAAAGAAGCGATTGATACGCTCGTGAAGGCGATGGAGGATTACCATAAAGATTTCATTTTGATTCTAGCCGGCTACTCAGAGGAAATGGAGTATTTTCTGTCGCTAAACCCAGGTCTGCCATCCCGTTTTCCGCTTGTGATTGATTTTCCGGATTATTCAAATGAACAGCTGCTTGAAATTGCGAAAAAGATGGCTGCAGAACGTCAATACCGTTTCTCAAAAGAAACCGAGTGGAAGTTGAAACAAAGTTTTATTAAAAAGCGCGAACAGGAAACGGCTGCTTTTAGTAACGGGCGCTTTGTTCGTAATATTATTGAGAAGGCGATCCGTAAACAAGCCGTTAGACTTCTCCAGGCGGATGTAATTGATCGGTCAGCCCTTGAGCTTTTATTACCTGAAGACATCCCTATAGAAGATTAA
- a CDS encoding cold-shock protein produces MAFFSKQQQEPIPEVDTDVWSCSSGDCAGWMRADYSFSDTPACPLCGAEMMSEVRNLPEIK; encoded by the coding sequence ATGGCTTTTTTCTCAAAACAGCAGCAAGAACCAATACCAGAAGTAGATACTGACGTCTGGTCTTGTTCGAGTGGAGATTGTGCAGGATGGATGCGGGCAGACTATTCTTTCTCTGACACCCCGGCATGCCCGTTGTGTGGTGCAGAAATGATGAGTGAAGTACGAAACCTCCCAGAAATCAAATAA
- a CDS encoding tyrosine-type recombinase/integrase — MELFEQPLPDFLEEYLHSLERKGRRNSTIRRYRYDLVDFSMWLRTFHQSIDFTSFSQLTPSQLQEYIRFLHIERHYSERTLKRIMTVLNQVYRYYMSLNRTKNNPMKEVVLPTTGDSGYVDTDFLLEEECEQLLKTVVSLDDLTENQLRARDLLIDRNLIIAHLFMSYGLTLQELCGLSMKDVSFEQNELIAKSAYGIRTVLLEPDHKKILFSYYKTVPAPVRPRLNSDDPLFVAFDFQRQTYRWSYEVDRPKRLSEIAVQKMIRLEVQRAGLRKGISAQHMRRTCVIKAIKNDRSIDQLRTQFGMKSDLTLKRYFDYTEKQAFTS, encoded by the coding sequence ATGGAGCTCTTCGAACAGCCGCTTCCTGACTTCCTGGAAGAATACCTTCACTCGCTCGAACGTAAGGGGCGCAGGAATTCAACGATTCGGCGTTACCGCTATGACCTTGTCGATTTTTCAATGTGGTTGCGCACATTTCACCAATCAATCGATTTCACAAGCTTTAGCCAGTTGACGCCCAGTCAGCTCCAGGAATACATTCGCTTCCTGCATATTGAGCGTCACTATTCCGAGCGCACACTCAAGCGCATTATGACTGTCCTAAATCAAGTATATCGTTATTATATGTCGTTGAATCGAACAAAGAACAATCCAATGAAAGAAGTTGTACTTCCAACCACTGGTGATTCCGGGTACGTTGATACTGACTTTCTCCTTGAGGAAGAATGTGAGCAGCTTTTGAAAACGGTCGTCTCTTTAGACGACTTAACTGAAAACCAGCTAAGAGCAAGGGATCTTCTGATCGATCGTAACCTTATCATTGCTCATCTGTTTATGTCGTATGGCCTAACGCTACAAGAATTATGCGGGCTTTCCATGAAAGACGTTTCTTTCGAACAAAATGAACTTATCGCTAAATCCGCTTATGGAATTAGGACGGTTCTCCTTGAGCCGGATCACAAGAAAATTCTATTTTCTTATTATAAAACAGTACCTGCACCTGTAAGACCACGATTAAATAGTGATGACCCTCTTTTCGTTGCATTCGACTTCCAGCGCCAGACGTACCGCTGGAGTTATGAGGTGGATCGCCCAAAACGATTATCGGAAATCGCTGTTCAAAAAATGATCCGTCTCGAAGTACAGCGCGCCGGCTTACGTAAAGGTATATCAGCGCAGCATATGAGACGAACATGTGTAATAAAAGCGATTAAAAACGATCGATCGATTGATCAACTTCGTACTCAATTTGGTATGAAATCAGACTTAACGTTGAAACGATACTTTGATTACACCGAAAAACAGGCTTTTACTTCGTAA
- the hfq gene encoding RNA chaperone Hfq produces MKQQINIQDQFLNQLRKETVFVTVYLLNGFQLKGTIKGFDNFTIILESDGKQQLIYKHAISTFAPQRSVEINFESDK; encoded by the coding sequence ATGAAGCAGCAAATTAACATCCAGGATCAATTTTTAAATCAATTGAGGAAAGAAACCGTTTTTGTAACGGTCTATCTGTTAAATGGATTCCAGCTTAAAGGGACGATTAAAGGATTTGATAATTTCACGATTATCCTTGAGTCCGATGGTAAACAGCAGTTGATTTACAAACACGCGATTTCTACTTTCGCTCCACAGCGATCAGTTGAAATAAATTTCGAATCTGACAAGTAA
- the miaA gene encoding tRNA (adenosine(37)-N6)-dimethylallyltransferase MiaA gives MMKEPTQKLVTVLGPTAVGKTKTSIELAKALNGEIISGDSMQIYRGMDIGTAKVTGDEMEGIPHYLINIKDPMERFSAAEFQTLATDLITDINRRGKVPIIAGGTGLYVKSVTHQYAFSEAKEDPEYRQKLEEIAEEEGPVQFHHRLETIDPKSYHVIHPNNVRRVIRALEVYYVTGEPLSASKDALPEHSPYNLVNIGLTMDREALYNRINKRVDLMMEDGLLEEAQRLYAAGVQECQSVQAIGYKEIYRLIENRVSFEDAVNELKLNSRRYAKRQLTWFRHQMEIDWFDMTTDRAEKIQKILQVVAGKLAEN, from the coding sequence ATGATGAAAGAACCGACACAGAAACTTGTCACTGTTCTCGGTCCAACCGCAGTAGGAAAAACAAAGACGAGTATTGAGCTTGCGAAAGCGCTAAATGGTGAGATTATTAGCGGTGACTCAATGCAAATTTATCGAGGCATGGATATCGGGACTGCAAAGGTAACCGGAGATGAGATGGAGGGGATTCCTCACTATCTCATCAACATCAAAGATCCGATGGAAAGATTTTCAGCAGCTGAATTTCAAACGTTAGCCACTGACCTCATTACTGATATCAATAGAAGAGGTAAAGTGCCGATTATTGCAGGTGGCACTGGCCTCTATGTGAAGTCAGTCACGCATCAATATGCTTTCTCAGAAGCGAAGGAAGATCCTGAGTATCGTCAGAAGCTCGAGGAGATCGCAGAAGAAGAAGGTCCTGTTCAGTTTCATCATCGACTTGAAACCATCGATCCAAAAAGTTACCATGTCATCCATCCAAATAATGTGAGAAGAGTAATTCGAGCGTTAGAAGTGTACTATGTGACAGGGGAACCTTTGTCAGCTTCGAAAGACGCCCTTCCTGAGCACTCACCTTACAATCTCGTAAACATCGGTCTTACAATGGATCGTGAGGCACTTTACAACAGGATTAACAAAAGGGTCGATCTGATGATGGAGGACGGCTTGCTTGAGGAAGCGCAGCGTTTGTATGCAGCGGGTGTACAGGAATGCCAATCCGTTCAGGCGATCGGCTATAAAGAAATCTATCGCTTAATCGAAAACCGTGTTTCGTTTGAGGATGCTGTGAACGAGTTGAAACTGAACTCCAGAAGGTATGCCAAACGTCAATTAACCTGGTTTCGCCATCAAATGGAGATCGATTGGTTTGACATGACAACTGATCGTGCAGAAAAAATCCAAAAAATCTTACAGGTTGTTGCAGGAAAGTTAGCAGAAAACTAG
- the mutL gene encoding DNA mismatch repair endonuclease MutL, which yields MGKIVQLDDQLSNKIAAGEVVERPASVVKELVENAIDAESSEITVEIDEGGLSSIRIVDNGTGMDEEDCKLAFFRHATSKIRNERDLFQIETLGFRGEALPSIAAVSHLELKTSTGEAAGTYVRIEAGKVAEFKATDSRRGTEMTITGLFYNTPARLKHMKTVHTELANVADVINRQAMAHPDIAFRFYHNGKKLLSTTGNGDLLQVIAAIYGYNTARKMLPLSTETIDFNVTGYVAKPELTRASRQYISLVINGRYIKNYTLTKGIQQGYHTLLPIGRYPIVVLHIRMNPTLIDVNVHPSKLEARISKEQDLALAIENAIKGIFKKIELIPEQSLLKQKEPGSEQSSFRFQHAVKKEESVQEPIRVKPDPASDHGHMPSFNKTFTEEPFSVKEELKTEQYEPAVPDRKQRDELEMAMDYVKETKEDEMRIPPLYPIGQMHGTYILAQNENGLYIIDQHAAQERIKYEFYREKVGEVDPEVQELLVPFTLEYNTSESAIIDNRIEDLAKVGVFLESFGRNSYMVSAHPVWFPKGAEQTTIEELIQEVVDSRTIDVKKLREEAAIMMSCKKSIKANRHLRDDEVFTLLETLRKSIDPYTCPHGRPIIIHYSTYEMEKMFKRVM from the coding sequence ATGGGAAAGATCGTACAACTTGATGATCAGCTTTCGAATAAAATAGCCGCCGGTGAAGTGGTTGAACGGCCGGCCTCAGTCGTAAAGGAACTGGTCGAGAATGCGATTGATGCAGAGAGCAGTGAAATTACGGTTGAAATAGATGAAGGCGGTCTTTCCAGCATTCGCATTGTTGATAATGGGACAGGAATGGATGAGGAAGACTGCAAGCTCGCTTTCTTCCGTCATGCGACGAGTAAGATTAGAAATGAACGGGACCTGTTTCAGATTGAAACGCTCGGGTTTCGTGGTGAAGCCCTTCCAAGTATCGCCGCTGTTTCCCATCTGGAGCTTAAAACGTCAACAGGGGAAGCGGCAGGAACTTACGTAAGAATTGAAGCGGGGAAAGTCGCCGAATTTAAAGCAACGGATAGTCGTAGAGGGACTGAAATGACAATAACCGGACTTTTCTATAACACCCCGGCGCGTTTAAAGCATATGAAAACGGTCCATACGGAACTGGCAAATGTTGCGGACGTCATCAACCGGCAGGCGATGGCGCATCCAGACATCGCGTTTCGTTTTTACCATAATGGGAAAAAGCTGCTTTCTACAACCGGGAATGGTGATCTTCTCCAGGTGATTGCAGCAATTTACGGCTATAACACAGCGAGAAAAATGCTTCCATTAAGCACAGAAACAATTGATTTTAATGTGACAGGATATGTAGCAAAGCCGGAGTTAACCCGTGCGTCTCGACAATACATTTCATTAGTCATAAATGGGCGTTATATCAAAAACTACACGCTTACGAAGGGGATTCAGCAGGGCTACCATACGCTGTTACCAATTGGCCGCTATCCGATTGTCGTGCTGCATATTAGAATGAATCCGACGCTTATTGATGTAAACGTCCACCCTTCTAAGCTTGAAGCCCGCATTAGTAAAGAACAGGATCTTGCGCTTGCTATCGAGAATGCGATCAAGGGGATATTTAAGAAAATTGAACTTATTCCTGAACAAAGCTTGCTGAAGCAAAAAGAACCTGGAAGCGAGCAATCTTCTTTCCGTTTTCAGCACGCAGTGAAAAAGGAAGAGAGCGTACAGGAACCAATTCGTGTGAAACCTGATCCAGCCTCGGATCACGGTCATATGCCGTCGTTTAACAAGACTTTCACGGAGGAACCATTTAGTGTGAAGGAAGAGTTGAAAACAGAGCAGTATGAACCGGCTGTTCCCGATCGGAAGCAGAGAGATGAGCTTGAGATGGCAATGGACTATGTGAAGGAAACGAAAGAGGATGAGATGCGGATTCCGCCTCTTTATCCTATCGGTCAGATGCATGGCACGTATATTCTCGCACAAAACGAGAATGGGCTTTATATCATTGATCAGCATGCTGCACAGGAGCGAATTAAATATGAATTTTACCGAGAAAAAGTAGGTGAAGTTGATCCTGAAGTGCAGGAACTGTTGGTTCCATTTACACTAGAATACAATACGTCAGAATCGGCAATCATTGATAATCGGATCGAGGATCTCGCGAAGGTTGGGGTGTTTCTTGAATCATTTGGGCGCAATAGCTACATGGTTAGCGCTCATCCTGTATGGTTCCCAAAAGGGGCTGAACAGACAACGATCGAGGAACTGATTCAGGAAGTAGTTGATAGCCGCACAATTGACGTTAAGAAACTTCGTGAAGAAGCTGCGATTATGATGTCATGTAAAAAATCGATTAAAGCCAATCGTCATTTGCGCGATGATGAAGTGTTTACACTTCTTGAAACTCTGCGAAAGTCGATTGATCCTTACACATGCCCGCATGGAAGACCGATTATTATCCACTATTCCACTTATGAGATGGAGAAAATGTTTAAGAGGGTCATGTAA
- the mutS gene encoding DNA mismatch repair protein MutS, which produces MARYTPMMEQYLRIKAEYQDAFLFFRLGDFYEMFFEDAMRASKELEITLTSRDGGGEGRIPMCGVPYHSAENYISQLVTKGYKIAICEQTEDPKQAKGVVRREVVQLITPGTVMSDHLIKEKENNYIVAISSFDDDTFALAANDLTTGETMATILAGDHHEVIGELSNLAPREVILASDSEALSEAIQERMTVTVSIEDNASIPESVKQLSNHIDQPKLISVFGRLLHYLIRTQKRSMDHLQPLRHYHVSQYMKLDVNSKRNLELVETIRDKKRTGSLVWFLDSSVTAMGGRLLKQWVERPLLQQREIEKRQELVETLMKQFFERETIREQLQGVYDLERLAGKVAFGNLNARDLVQLRKSLEKIPEIKQAVLSLDNPYAKELGEEILPCQDLVELLQEAIEDNPPLSVKEGQMMRDGYHADLDKYRDASRNGKDWIAALQMQERERTGIKSLKIGYNKVFGYYIEVTRSNLPHLPEGRYERKQTLSNAERFITPELKEKETLILEAEEKIVDLEYNLFANLREEVKAYIPELQQLAKKISELDVLQSFAVVSEENRFTKPLFSKERKVAVEGGRHPVVEKMLKGREYVANDVMMDRDREILLITGPNMSGKSTYMRQLALISILGQIGCFVPAESAVLPVFDQIFTRIGAADDLAAGQSTFMVEMLEANYAITRATQDSLILLDEIGRGTSTYDGMALAQSIIEYLHTEVRAKTLFSTHYHELTTLEEELTRVKNVHVKAVEEQGRVVFLHRVHDGSADKSYGIHVAQLANLPDALIKRAEAILTELEAEPEPAAQAEPARKAETKPEKVVEQDEAQLAFFDEGKASKPSRTPVEKAILDRLKLVDIMEMTPMDAINTLYELKKQLK; this is translated from the coding sequence ATGGCTCGATATACCCCTATGATGGAACAATATCTTAGAATTAAGGCAGAGTATCAGGATGCCTTTTTATTTTTTCGTTTAGGCGATTTTTATGAAATGTTCTTTGAGGACGCGATGCGCGCTTCGAAGGAATTGGAAATTACATTAACTAGCAGAGATGGTGGCGGGGAAGGGCGCATTCCAATGTGCGGAGTACCGTACCATTCTGCTGAAAATTATATATCTCAGCTCGTAACAAAAGGGTATAAGATTGCGATTTGTGAGCAAACGGAAGATCCGAAGCAGGCAAAAGGCGTTGTGAGACGAGAAGTGGTACAGCTGATTACGCCGGGTACGGTGATGTCGGATCATTTGATTAAAGAAAAAGAGAACAACTATATTGTTGCCATTTCTTCATTTGACGATGACACATTTGCGCTTGCAGCCAATGATTTAACGACCGGTGAAACGATGGCGACGATTTTAGCTGGGGACCACCACGAGGTGATTGGTGAGCTTTCAAACCTTGCTCCACGTGAAGTGATTCTTGCGAGTGATAGTGAGGCCTTATCAGAAGCGATTCAGGAGCGAATGACGGTAACGGTATCAATTGAGGATAATGCATCGATTCCAGAATCGGTCAAACAGCTCAGCAATCATATCGATCAGCCAAAGCTTATAAGCGTATTTGGCCGACTCCTTCACTATTTGATCCGGACGCAGAAGCGGTCAATGGACCATCTTCAGCCTTTAAGACATTATCATGTGTCTCAATATATGAAGCTTGATGTGAATTCAAAACGTAATCTTGAGCTCGTTGAAACGATTCGTGATAAAAAGCGGACAGGTTCTCTCGTCTGGTTCCTCGATAGTTCTGTTACTGCAATGGGCGGTAGATTGCTAAAGCAGTGGGTGGAGCGTCCCCTGCTACAGCAGCGAGAAATTGAGAAGCGACAGGAACTTGTTGAAACGCTCATGAAGCAATTTTTTGAACGGGAAACCATCCGGGAACAGCTTCAAGGTGTGTATGACCTAGAACGTCTTGCAGGTAAAGTTGCGTTCGGCAATCTAAATGCAAGGGATCTTGTACAGCTTCGCAAATCACTTGAGAAGATTCCAGAGATTAAACAGGCGGTTCTTTCGCTTGATAATCCATACGCAAAGGAACTTGGCGAAGAAATCCTCCCATGCCAGGATCTTGTTGAGTTATTACAGGAAGCAATTGAAGATAACCCACCTCTTTCTGTGAAGGAAGGGCAAATGATGCGAGACGGGTATCATGCTGATCTTGATAAATACCGGGATGCGAGCCGAAATGGGAAGGATTGGATTGCTGCCTTGCAAATGCAAGAGCGCGAGCGTACTGGGATTAAGTCACTTAAAATCGGTTACAACAAGGTGTTTGGCTACTATATCGAAGTAACACGATCAAATCTTCCTCATTTACCTGAAGGACGATATGAACGAAAACAAACGCTTTCGAATGCGGAACGTTTTATTACTCCGGAGCTAAAGGAAAAAGAAACGCTTATCCTTGAAGCGGAAGAAAAAATTGTGGATCTGGAATATAATTTGTTTGCAAATTTACGTGAAGAAGTAAAAGCATATATCCCAGAGCTTCAGCAGCTTGCGAAGAAAATCAGTGAGCTTGACGTTCTTCAATCATTTGCGGTTGTAAGTGAAGAGAACCGTTTCACAAAGCCACTCTTTTCAAAAGAACGAAAAGTGGCCGTAGAAGGCGGGCGTCACCCTGTCGTTGAAAAGATGCTAAAAGGAAGAGAATATGTTGCGAATGATGTGATGATGGATCGCGATCGGGAAATTCTCTTAATCACTGGACCGAATATGAGTGGGAAAAGCACATATATGAGACAGCTTGCGCTGATTTCCATCCTCGGACAAATTGGGTGTTTCGTGCCAGCTGAGTCAGCTGTATTGCCCGTATTTGATCAAATTTTTACGAGAATTGGTGCAGCAGACGATCTAGCGGCAGGACAGAGCACGTTTATGGTTGAAATGCTTGAAGCGAACTATGCAATTACGCGGGCAACGCAGGATAGCTTAATTCTGCTTGATGAAATTGGTCGTGGCACATCGACGTATGATGGAATGGCGCTAGCGCAGTCGATTATTGAATACTTGCATACTGAAGTAAGAGCGAAAACGCTATTCTCGACACATTACCATGAGCTGACAACTCTAGAAGAAGAGCTTACGAGAGTAAAGAACGTTCACGTAAAAGCCGTTGAAGAGCAGGGCAGGGTTGTCTTTCTTCACCGTGTTCATGATGGTTCAGCGGATAAAAGCTATGGGATCCATGTGGCACAGCTTGCGAATCTACCAGATGCGCTCATTAAGCGTGCGGAAGCGATTCTGACAGAGTTAGAGGCTGAACCTGAGCCAGCTGCCCAAGCTGAACCGGCAAGGAAAGCTGAAACAAAACCAGAAAAAGTTGTGGAGCAGGATGAAGCACAGCTTGCTTTTTTTGATGAAGGAAAGGCAAGTAAGCCGTCCAGAACCCCTGTTGAAAAAGCGATTTTAGATCGCCTGAAATTGGTCGATATTATGGAAATGACGCCTATGGACGCCATTAATACGCTTTATGAGCTTAAAAAACAGCTAAAATAG
- a CDS encoding outer spore coat protein CotE has protein sequence MSEDYNYREIFAKAVCGKGRKFSQDTNTVTPTHRPSSILGCWIINNEFKAKKHHDCVIVEGSYDINIWYSYSHNTKTEVVTETEKYHEEIPLRYKDKDCVADEVVAKAIQEPNCLEATIAPNGNKIIVQVEREFLVEVIGETKICVYVNPDGCEDDEDWDYDVDDEEFEDLDPNFLIGDLEE, from the coding sequence ATGTCAGAGGATTACAATTACAGAGAGATATTCGCCAAAGCTGTATGCGGAAAAGGGCGTAAATTTTCACAGGATACAAATACAGTAACACCAACACACAGACCTTCAAGTATACTCGGTTGCTGGATTATTAACAATGAGTTCAAGGCGAAGAAGCATCATGACTGTGTCATCGTAGAAGGCTCTTATGACATTAATATCTGGTATTCATACAGCCATAACACAAAAACAGAAGTAGTAACAGAAACAGAAAAATACCATGAAGAAATTCCTCTTCGCTACAAGGATAAAGACTGTGTGGCTGATGAGGTTGTAGCGAAAGCAATTCAAGAGCCGAACTGCCTTGAGGCGACAATTGCTCCGAATGGTAATAAGATTATCGTTCAAGTTGAGAGAGAATTTCTCGTAGAAGTCATCGGAGAAACAAAGATTTGTGTATATGTAAATCCAGATGGTTGTGAAGATGATGAAGACTGGGATTATGATGTAGATGATGAAGAATTTGAAGATCTTGATCCGAACTTTTTAATTGGTGATCTTGAAGAATAG
- a CDS encoding RicAFT regulatory complex protein RicA family protein: protein MITRLEVIAKAKDLAKLVSETEEVDFFKRAEEKINGNKKVQSLIARIKLEQKEAVNLQHYNKHEALKEKDERIDNLMQQLDEIPVVQEFKRSQSDVNDLLQLVANTISNTVTDEIIESTGGNVLEGTTGSTQQGPGCK, encoded by the coding sequence ATGATAACGAGATTAGAAGTTATTGCAAAAGCAAAAGATCTGGCAAAGCTTGTTTCTGAAACAGAAGAGGTTGATTTCTTCAAGCGTGCCGAAGAAAAAATTAACGGCAACAAAAAAGTACAGAGTCTAATTGCTCGCATAAAGCTTGAACAGAAAGAAGCCGTTAATCTTCAACACTATAACAAACATGAAGCGTTAAAAGAAAAAGACGAACGCATTGATAACTTGATGCAACAGCTAGATGAAATTCCTGTCGTGCAGGAATTCAAACGTTCACAGTCAGATGTGAACGATCTACTTCAACTTGTAGCGAACACAATTTCAAACACAGTAACAGATGAAATCATTGAGTCAACTGGTGGGAACGTCCTTGAAGGTACAACAGGATCAACCCAACAGGGACCTGGATGTAAGTAA
- the miaB gene encoding tRNA (N6-isopentenyl adenosine(37)-C2)-methylthiotransferase MiaB, producing MNEQQRLDSQLNVKKTEKTTEDFAKYFQTTYQAPNLKDAKRRGKENVNVHYDFEIPENIKHLGKDKKFLIRTYGCQMNEHDTEVMAGIFEEMGYEATTQVEEADVVLLNTCAIRENAENKVFGELGHLKPLKMENPNLIIGVCGCMSQEESVVNRIMQKHQFVDLIFGTHNIHRLPELMEQAVFGKEMVMEVWSKEGDIIENLPRTRKGEIKAWVNIMYGCDKFCTYCIVPYTRGKERSRRPDDIIQEVRHLAAKGYKEVTLLGQNVNAYGKDLEDMNYGLGDLMNEIHKIDIPRVRFTTSHPRDFDDRLVEVLGQGGNLVDHIHLPVQSGSNEVLKLMNRRYTRETYLELVDKIKKVMPEATFTTDIIVGFPNETDEQFEETIQLVKEVEFDSAYTFIYSQRDGTPAAKMQDNVPMEVKKERLQRLNALVNEMAAKNNAVFEGEIVEVLVEGESKKNPDVLAGYTRKNKVVNFRAPKSLVGQLVQVKITKAKTWSLDGEYIENTAEVNV from the coding sequence ATGAACGAACAGCAGCGGTTAGATTCGCAATTGAACGTAAAGAAAACAGAGAAAACGACGGAAGATTTTGCGAAATATTTTCAAACAACGTATCAGGCACCCAATTTAAAGGATGCCAAACGACGTGGTAAAGAAAATGTGAATGTTCATTATGATTTTGAGATCCCTGAGAACATTAAACATCTTGGGAAAGATAAAAAATTCCTGATTCGAACATATGGCTGCCAAATGAATGAACACGATACAGAAGTGATGGCCGGTATTTTTGAGGAAATGGGTTATGAAGCAACAACGCAGGTGGAAGAGGCAGATGTTGTTCTTCTAAACACGTGTGCAATTCGTGAGAACGCGGAAAACAAAGTGTTTGGCGAACTCGGTCACTTGAAACCTTTGAAAATGGAAAATCCTAATCTGATCATCGGAGTATGCGGGTGTATGTCACAGGAAGAATCTGTGGTCAATCGCATCATGCAAAAGCACCAATTCGTTGACTTGATCTTTGGCACTCATAATATTCATCGCCTCCCCGAATTAATGGAGCAGGCTGTGTTCGGAAAAGAAATGGTGATGGAAGTCTGGTCTAAAGAAGGCGATATCATTGAAAATCTTCCTAGAACAAGAAAAGGTGAAATCAAAGCCTGGGTTAATATTATGTACGGATGCGACAAGTTCTGTACATATTGCATCGTCCCTTATACCCGAGGAAAGGAACGAAGCCGCAGACCAGATGATATCATTCAGGAAGTGCGTCACCTGGCTGCGAAGGGCTATAAAGAAGTAACGCTTCTAGGACAGAATGTAAACGCCTACGGGAAAGATTTAGAGGATATGAATTACGGTCTTGGCGACTTAATGAATGAGATTCATAAAATTGATATTCCGAGGGTTCGCTTTACGACAAGTCATCCGCGTGATTTTGATGATCGCCTTGTCGAAGTGCTCGGTCAGGGTGGGAACCTAGTTGATCACATTCATCTACCGGTCCAGAGCGGAAGCAATGAGGTTCTAAAACTTATGAACCGCCGCTACACGCGTGAGACGTATCTTGAACTAGTAGACAAGATTAAAAAAGTGATGCCTGAAGCAACGTTTACTACGGATATTATTGTTGGTTTTCCAAATGAAACCGATGAGCAATTCGAGGAAACGATTCAGCTTGTGAAAGAAGTAGAGTTCGATAGTGCATACACGTTTATCTACTCTCAGCGTGACGGTACACCTGCTGCTAAAATGCAAGATAACGTTCCGATGGAAGTGAAAAAAGAGCGTCTTCAGCGTTTGAATGCTCTTGTGAATGAAATGGCAGCAAAAAACAATGCCGTTTTTGAAGGTGAAATCGTAGAAGTGCTCGTTGAAGGGGAAAGTAAGAAAAACCCGGACGTGCTTGCAGGTTATACACGCAAAAACAAGGTCGTCAATTTCAGGGCGCCAAAATCATTAGTTGGTCAATTGGTTCAAGTGAAGATCACGAAAGCGAAAACGTGGTCCCTTGATGGAGAATATATCGAAAATACGGCAGAGGTGAATGTATAA